In Palaemon carinicauda isolate YSFRI2023 chromosome 38, ASM3689809v2, whole genome shotgun sequence, a single window of DNA contains:
- the LOC137630236 gene encoding uncharacterized protein encodes MSRQILTSAEVHRLSEDSSGEENVISNEKRTQSTADSDMPSNSDIVNMLLQQNQTLMQIIQKRSGSPAKKNEAPPPTKRSRRSPELPESANLDLFSFYNNGDESDYEDFNLLTFNKPIPSYISTNFKAEPSFHREGKIQLNNSLVALTFSEGHSDNRDKFFVSSQNKEFSDFFKLINTPKLNFWPEGKVFDDSYKRKFFYDIENIKMSISAFQGHAALAHIVYPSKVNDIDFLSKIIIGPLRRSIDLIQNLIRNFRSRALPRYLKEEVRDLIIKADIKEVWNLTEDQKSAIAACFHKGPLLRGGAANFRGRKFNFGGRFQGRRFSFLKGNPNFRFKSQPLRRGNRRGGYRGGRSQNGQANSSGAREKKDPRN; translated from the exons atgtctaggcaaattcttacctccgcggaggtgcatcggcttagcgaagactccagcggagaggagaacgtaatcagtaacgaaaaacgcacacaatcgactgcagatagtgatatgccttctaattctgatatcgtaaatatgttactacaacagaatcaaactcttatgcaaatcatccagaaaag aagtggttcacctgctaagaagaatgaggctccccctcctactaagcgctcaagacgatcacctgaattacctgaaagtgcaaatttagacctcttttccttttataataatggagacgaaagtgattacgaagatttcaaccttcttaccttcaataaacccatcccttcatatatttccaccaatttcaaagctgaaccatcttttcatagagaagggaaaattcaattgaataattcactagtagcattaactttcagtgaaggccatagtgataaccgggataaattctttgttagtagtcaaaataaggagttctcagacttttttaaattaattaatactccaaagttgaatttctggcctgaaggtaaggtatttgatgacagttataagagaaaatttttctatgacattgaaaatattaaaatgagtatttctgcctttcaagggcatgcagcactggcacacattgtatacccctccaaagtaaatgacattgattttttgtccaaaattattattggtcccctaaggaggagcatagacctcatacaaaatttgataagaaatttcagaagcagagcacttcctagatacctcaaggaagaagtaagagatcttataatcaaagcagacattaaagaagtttggaatttaactgaagaccaaaaatcagccattgctgcctgctttcacaaaggtcccctcctcagaggaggggcagcaaacttcaggggtaggaaattcaacttcgggggcagatttcagggaagaaggttcagtttcctcaaaggtaaccctaactttagattcaagtctcagccacttagaagaggtaataggcgaggtgggtacaggggggggaggtcacaaaatggacaagctaatagttcaggagccagagaaaagaaagaccctagaaattga